Proteins from a single region of Desulfolutivibrio sulfoxidireducens:
- a CDS encoding MBL fold metallo-hydrolase codes for MRSKSGKGTVIARRRVLKGVAALALAPLAMGFGARPAYAADPGDAPKLGTSDYTTRLVLLGTTGGMTWWPGSNRASNSQVLLVGDAMYLIDLGWGSLARLAEGFNFGHFATVDGQRTQLELSSFMTNMRAVFITHLHMDHLGDYPTFLEIGARAGYAEKQPLIIIGPGGRGRLEENRSGYTGTVLQAETCNPPLATPTPGTKMMTDHILQAFAQTFNNCTHDEGYPDIPKIIDVREIGDPKTIPWPAGFVIPDPTRPWTSDVTCPAMDPFEIYKDDRLRVTAILVDHYEVYPSFAFRFDTADGSVVISGDTGPDTRGNLQKLARGADVLVHEVIDDFWIKTCYKDVKEGDPTWPLYHHCITAHTSTADVGKVAEQCGVKTLVLSHIAPANAPVSRLQLAQKGFSGKLIVGEDLMEIGVGAPRGRIKS; via the coding sequence ATGCGATCCAAGTCGGGAAAGGGGACGGTGATTGCGCGCCGCAGGGTGCTCAAGGGCGTGGCAGCGCTGGCCCTGGCGCCTTTGGCGATGGGATTCGGGGCGCGGCCAGCCTATGCGGCCGATCCGGGCGATGCGCCGAAGCTCGGCACAAGCGACTACACGACCCGGCTGGTGCTGCTCGGCACCACGGGCGGCATGACCTGGTGGCCGGGCTCGAACCGGGCCAGCAACTCCCAGGTCCTGCTCGTCGGGGACGCCATGTACCTCATCGACCTGGGCTGGGGCTCCCTGGCCCGTCTGGCCGAGGGCTTCAACTTCGGCCATTTCGCCACCGTCGACGGCCAGCGGACCCAGCTTGAACTGTCCTCGTTCATGACCAACATGCGGGCGGTCTTCATCACACACCTGCACATGGACCATCTGGGCGACTACCCCACGTTTCTGGAGATCGGGGCCAGGGCCGGCTATGCGGAAAAGCAGCCCCTGATCATCATCGGTCCCGGCGGCCGGGGCAGGCTGGAGGAGAACAGGTCCGGCTACACGGGCACGGTCCTCCAGGCGGAAACGTGCAATCCGCCGCTGGCCACCCCGACTCCCGGCACGAAGATGATGACGGACCACATCCTGCAAGCCTTTGCCCAGACGTTTAACAACTGCACGCATGACGAGGGCTACCCGGACATCCCGAAAATCATCGACGTCAGGGAGATCGGCGATCCCAAGACCATCCCCTGGCCGGCCGGATTCGTCATTCCCGATCCGACCAGGCCCTGGACGTCGGACGTCACCTGTCCGGCCATGGACCCCTTCGAGATCTACAAGGACGACCGGCTGCGGGTCACGGCCATCCTGGTCGACCACTACGAGGTCTATCCGTCTTTCGCCTTTAGGTTCGACACCGCCGACGGATCGGTGGTCATCTCCGGGGACACCGGCCCCGATACCCGGGGCAACCTCCAGAAGCTGGCCAGGGGGGCCGACGTGCTGGTCCACGAGGTCATCGACGATTTCTGGATCAAGACCTGCTACAAGGATGTCAAGGAGGGCGATCCGACCTGGCCGCTGTACCACCATTGCATCACCGCGCACACCAGCACGGCGGATGTCGGGAAAGTGGCCGAGCAGTGCGGGGTCAAGACCCTGGTCTTAAGCCACATCGCGCCGGCCAACGCGCCGGTTTCGCGCCTGCAACTGGCCCAGAAGGGCTTTTCCGGCAAGCTGATCGTGGGCGAGGACCTGATGGAGATCGGCGTAGGCGCGCCACGGGGCCGTATAAAGTCATAA